The genomic window ATGACAACCAAAGATTTTCAAACAATAATTCAAAAAGAAGCATCAAAAACAGATTTTGACAGATACTTAAAACAGTTAGTTTATAAAAAGGTATCTTCAGATGAAAAAATCGCTATTTTTGAAGTAAATAATAAATATATTGCCTCTTGGATAAAGAGCAAATTTACAAATTTAATTCAACATTGTTTTGAAATTTATGATGGTTCTAAACCCTCTGTAGAAATAAAACTCGCTGGTGAAAAAAAATCTAAAAAAGAGATTTTAAAAGAGCAAGTTCAGAACGAAACAGCCGAAAGTACAATACTTAATCCATCTTATACATTTGATTCATTTGTTGTAGGACCTTCTAATCAAATGGCATATAATGCTTCACTTGCTGTTTCAAATAAACCTGGAACTCAATATAATCCTTTGTTTATTTATGGTGGAACAGGACTTGGAAAAACTCACCTTTTACAAGCTGTTGGAAATCAAGCAATTGAAAAAGGAAGTACAGTTATTTATGTAACTATTGAGCAGTTTATGAATGATTTTACTTTTTCTTTAAAAAATAAAAGTATGGATCATTTTAGAAATAAATATAGAAAATGTGATGTGCTTTTAATTGATGATATTCAATTTTTAAGTGGAAAAGAACAAACTCAAGAGGAATTTTTTCACACCTTCAACGAACTTCATAACGCAAAAAAACAAATAGTAATGACAAGTGATAGACTTCCATCACAAATTGCTGGACTTGTTGATAGATTAAAATCAAGATTTGAATGGGGTTTAACAGCTGATGTTCAAATTCCAGGGCTTGAAACAAAAATTGCTATTATTGAGAAAAAATCAGATTTAAATGGAATTTCTCTAAGTAGAGAGATTATTAATTTCATTGCAACTACTCTTGATAATTCAATTAGAGAAATTGAGGGTGTTTTAATTAGAATAAATGCAAGTGCATCTTTATTAAATCAAGAGATTACACTTCCAATGGTTCAAAATTTATTAAAAGATCAAATAAAAGAGACAAAAGAGAATATCAAACTTCCTGATGTTATAAATATTGTTGCAAATCAGTTAAATATTAAACCTAGTGATATAAAATCTAAAAAAAGAACTGCAACTGTTGCAAATGCTAGAAGAATTGTGATTTATCTAACAAGAGAATTAACTCATAACTCTATGCCAGATATTGCAAAGTTTTTAGGAATGAAAGATCACAGTTCAATTTCACACAATATTAAAAAAGCAAATGAGTTAATTGAGAAAGATGAAAACTTTAAATTAATTATTGAAAATTTAAAGAATAAAATCATAAATAAGGAGTGGTAAAAACTTTAAAGCAAAATAAGTTTTAAAGACTTATGTGAAAAGATGTGAATACAATGACTTTTCTAATCACTGGGTTAAAGTTCGCTTCCAGAGGGTTTGAAGAGGTGTTTTCATCTTTTCACATAGACTACTACTTCCACTAAATTAAATAAAAATATAGGAGATAAAATGAGATTCGTAATTACAAAGAATATTTTTGAAAATGTTGTGTCTTCAATGCAACCTTTTTTAGAAAAAAAAGATTCTAGTTCAATCACATCGCATATATATTTAGAAATCAATAATGCTAAACTAATCATAAAAGCAACTGATTATGAAATTGGCTTAGAATCATATATTGATAATATAACTGATATGATAGATGGTAAAGCAACAGTTAATGGTTCTAATCTATTAGGTATTATAAAAAGATTAAAAAATGAAGAACTTATAATAGAAGCTTCAAATAATAATTTAGTTATAAAACAAAATAAATCAACTTTTAAATTACCAACTTATGATGCAGAAGAATTTCCATCACTAAACAAATCTGAAAATTTAAAAGAATTATCAATCTCAACAATTAATTTTATAAATTCTATTAGAAAAATTACTCCTGCTATTGATAATAATAATCCTAAATTTGAATTAAATGGTGCATTATTAGATATAAAAAGTCAAAAAATAAACTTTGTTTCAACAGATACTAGAAGATTAGCAGTTTCACATTTACAAAATATTACTAATCAAGAAACTCAATTTATTATTCCTAAAAAAGCAATAATTGAAATTCAAAAACTATTTTTAGATGAAGCTAAAATTTCTTATGATGATACAAATCTTGTAATTTCAAATGAAAAAACTAAATTTTTTACAAAATTAATAAATGGTAAATTCCCAGATTATGAAAGAATTATTCCTAATACTTTAAAATATAATTTTCCATTACCTAAAAATATATTAATTGAATCTATTAAATTAGTAACTTCATTATTTTCAAATATTAAAATCACATTTAACTCAACATCAATTTTATTTGAATCCCTTGATGAAGATAGTGAATCTAAAACTCAAATTGATATTGATTTAAATATTGAAAAAGAGTTTTATCTAGCAGTTAATGCTAAATATTTATTAGACTTTTTAAGTATGTCAAATAATGAAAAAATAAAAATTGGATTTAATGAATCTAATTTACCATTTTTATTAGAAGATGATAAATTTTTTACTATTGTAATGCCAATAGTTTTAGAAAAATAAAAAATTAAACACAAATAAGGAAATCTATAATGAGTCAACAAGAATACGGCGCTAGTAACATTAAAGTTTTAAAAGGTCTTGAAGCTGTAAGAAAAAGACCTGGAATGTATATTGGTGATACAAATACAAATGGTCTACATCACTTAGTTTATGAAGTAGTAGACAACTCTATTGATGAAGCAATGGCTGGTTATTGTAAAAATATCAAAATTACTATGAGCAAAGATCATTGGATTAAAGTTGAAGATGATGGAAGAGGAATTCCAACTGCTATTCATGAAGGTGAAGGAATAAGTGCAGCAACTGTTGTTTTAACTGTTTTACATGCTGGTGGTAAATTTGATAAAGATACTTATAAAGTTTCTGGTGGACTTCATGGTGTTGGGGTTTCTGTTGTTAATGCATTATCAAAACACTTAAAAATGACAATTTATAGAGAAGGAAAAATTCATTATCAAGAATTCAAATGTGGTATTCCTCAAGGTGTTATTGAAGTTATTGGTGATAGCCCTAGAAAAACAGGAACAACGATTGAATTTTTAGCTGATGATTCTATTTTTGAAGTAAATAAATATGAGTTTGCTATTTTGGCAAAAAGATTTAGAGAAGTTGCATATTTAAATTCATTTATTTCTATTACTTTAGATAATGAAATTACAAAAACAAAAGAAGTTTACCATTTTGAAGGTGGTTTAAAACAGTTTGTTGAAGATATGAATAAAGAAACTGCTGTTTGTGATGCAGTTGCATTTAATGACAATGTTGACGGTGTAGAGGTTGATATTGCAGTTATGTATAACGATACTTATGTTGAAAAAACTTTATCTTTTGTAAATAATATTAGAACAATTGATGGTGGAACTCATGAAGCTGGTTTTAAAGCCGGACTTACAAGATCAATCGTTAAATATTTAAATGAAAATGCAGCAGCAAGAGAAAAAGATACAAAAATTACTGGTGATGATGTAAGAGAAGGATTAATTGCAGTTGTTTCTGTAAAAGTTCCTGAACCACAATTTGAAGGTCAAACTAAAAGTAAACTAGGTTCTTCTTACGTAAAAGCTATTACTCAAAAATTAACTGGTGATGCTTTAGATAAATATTTTGAAGAAAATCCACAACAAGCAAAAGCTATTATGGAAAAATCTTTAATGGCAGCACGAGGTAGAGAAGCTGCAAAAAAAGCTAGGGATTTAACTAGAAAAAAAGATTCTATGTCTGTAGGAACACTTCCTGGAAAATTAGCAGAATGTCAATCTAAAGATCCTGCTATTAGAGAATTATATCTGGTGGAAGGGGATTCTGCTGGAGGTTCAGCAAAACAAGGAAGAGATAGAGTTTTCCAAGCAATTTTACCACTAAA from Arcobacter venerupis includes these protein-coding regions:
- the dnaA gene encoding chromosomal replication initiator protein DnaA, encoding MTTKDFQTIIQKEASKTDFDRYLKQLVYKKVSSDEKIAIFEVNNKYIASWIKSKFTNLIQHCFEIYDGSKPSVEIKLAGEKKSKKEILKEQVQNETAESTILNPSYTFDSFVVGPSNQMAYNASLAVSNKPGTQYNPLFIYGGTGLGKTHLLQAVGNQAIEKGSTVIYVTIEQFMNDFTFSLKNKSMDHFRNKYRKCDVLLIDDIQFLSGKEQTQEEFFHTFNELHNAKKQIVMTSDRLPSQIAGLVDRLKSRFEWGLTADVQIPGLETKIAIIEKKSDLNGISLSREIINFIATTLDNSIREIEGVLIRINASASLLNQEITLPMVQNLLKDQIKETKENIKLPDVINIVANQLNIKPSDIKSKKRTATVANARRIVIYLTRELTHNSMPDIAKFLGMKDHSSISHNIKKANELIEKDENFKLIIENLKNKIINKEW
- the dnaN gene encoding DNA polymerase III subunit beta; translated protein: MRFVITKNIFENVVSSMQPFLEKKDSSSITSHIYLEINNAKLIIKATDYEIGLESYIDNITDMIDGKATVNGSNLLGIIKRLKNEELIIEASNNNLVIKQNKSTFKLPTYDAEEFPSLNKSENLKELSISTINFINSIRKITPAIDNNNPKFELNGALLDIKSQKINFVSTDTRRLAVSHLQNITNQETQFIIPKKAIIEIQKLFLDEAKISYDDTNLVISNEKTKFFTKLINGKFPDYERIIPNTLKYNFPLPKNILIESIKLVTSLFSNIKITFNSTSILFESLDEDSESKTQIDIDLNIEKEFYLAVNAKYLLDFLSMSNNEKIKIGFNESNLPFLLEDDKFFTIVMPIVLEK
- the gyrB gene encoding DNA topoisomerase (ATP-hydrolyzing) subunit B, with the translated sequence MSQQEYGASNIKVLKGLEAVRKRPGMYIGDTNTNGLHHLVYEVVDNSIDEAMAGYCKNIKITMSKDHWIKVEDDGRGIPTAIHEGEGISAATVVLTVLHAGGKFDKDTYKVSGGLHGVGVSVVNALSKHLKMTIYREGKIHYQEFKCGIPQGVIEVIGDSPRKTGTTIEFLADDSIFEVNKYEFAILAKRFREVAYLNSFISITLDNEITKTKEVYHFEGGLKQFVEDMNKETAVCDAVAFNDNVDGVEVDIAVMYNDTYVEKTLSFVNNIRTIDGGTHEAGFKAGLTRSIVKYLNENAAAREKDTKITGDDVREGLIAVVSVKVPEPQFEGQTKSKLGSSYVKAITQKLTGDALDKYFEENPQQAKAIMEKSLMAARGREAAKKARDLTRKKDSMSVGTLPGKLAECQSKDPAIRELYLVEGDSAGGSAKQGRDRVFQAILPLKGKILNVEKSRLDKILKSDEIRNMITALGCGIGEDFDNEKIRYHKIIIMTDADVDGSHIQTLLLTFFFRFLRPVIENGYLYIAQPPLYRYKKGKNEIYLKDDTALSAFLIENGLESFTFEGLGYNDLLDLFKIVSRYRSMLAQLAKRYSLLEVLKYLIENSELVNLDFASLYEKVKEFLDARGHNILSKNVTETRIQLFVQTKEGLEELIIDEELFASSYFSEATYIYNKLVERDLTVFEGRDLLDILDDIETLAKKGAYIQRYKGLGEMNPEQLWETTMIPDNRRLLRVKIEDAEVASDTFTLFMGDEVEPRRNYIEEHAKDVEHLDV